The DNA region GCCGGTCGGCTATGGCGGAACGTGGATCAGTGAACGTGATACGCGCCTGGGCGTCGTGGCGATGGGCTATGGCGATGGTTACCCGCGCGCTGCGCCATCCGGTACGCTGGTGCTGGTGAACGGTCGCGAAGTGCCGATTGTGGGCCGCGTGGCGATGGACATGATTTGCGTTGATCTCGGGCCGCAGGCGACAGACCAGGCCGGTGACCCGGTGATTTTATGGGGAGATGGCCTCCCGGTTGAACGCATTGCGGCAATGACGAAAGTCAGTGCTTACGAACTGATCACCCGCCTGACCTCACGGGTGGCGATGAAATACGTGGATTAAGTACACCGGTTCCTGCCGGATGGCGCTAACGCTTATCCGGCCTACAAGCGTTTCCCGTATATCGCGCACGGACTGTAGGCCGGATAAGGCTATTACGCCGCCATCCGGCAATATTCCCACCAGATGCTCGATCTTCCACTCCATCCGGTTTATTGTGTCTTAACCCCTGCCTGTAAACCTGGAGAACCATCGCGTGTTTCAAAAAGTTGACGCCTACGCTGGCGACCCGATTCTGTCGCTCATGGAGCGGTTCAAAGAAGACCCGCGTAGTGACAAAGTGAATCTGAGTATCGGTCTGTATTACAACGAAGACGGAATTATCCCGCAGCTGAAGGCCGTGGCGGAAGCCGAAGCGCGCCTTAACGCGCAACCGCACGGTGCCTCGCTGTATCTGCCGATGGAAGGGCTAAATACCTATCGTCATACTATCGCGCCATTGCTGTTTGGGGCTGACCATCCGGTTCTCCAGCAACAGCGAGTAGCGACAATCCAGACATTGGGCGGCTCTGGCGCGCTGAAAGTGGGGGCCGATTTCCTCAAGCGCTATTTCCCGGATTCCGGCGTGTGGGTCAGCGACCCGACGTGGGAAAACCATATTGCCATTTTTGAAGGGGCTGGATTTAACGTCAGTACTTACCCCTGGTATGACAATGCGACCAACGGCGTGCGTTTTAACGATCTGCTGGCGACCCTGAAAACACTGCCTGCGCGCAGTATCGTCCTGCTGCATCCTTGCTGCCACAACCCGACCGGTGCGGATTTAACGCATGCGCAGTGGGATGCGGTTATCGAGATCCTGAAAGCAGGCGATCTGATCCCGTTCCTCGACATTGCTTACCAGGGCTTTGGCGCTGGAATGGACGACGATGCTTATGCTATTCGCGCAATTGCCAGTGCAGGACTGCCCGCGCTGGTCAGCAATTCCTTCTCGAAAATCTTCTCTCTGTACGGCGAGCGCGTCGGCGGGCTTTCTGTCGTCTGTGAAGATGCGGCTACCGCAGGCCGTGTGCTGGGGCAACTGAAGGCGACCGTACGCCGTAATTACTCCAGTCCGCCGAACTTTGGTGCGCAGGTGGTCGCGACGGTACTCGGTGATGACGTGCTGAAAGCCAGTTGGCTGGCGGAAGTGGAGGCGATGCGAACCCGTATTCTGGCCATGCGTCAGGAACTGGTGAACGTGCTGACCACCACGATTCCGGGACGCAATTTCGACTATCTGCTGCAACAGCGTGGTATGTTCAGCTACACCGGACTGAGTGCGGCTCAGGTCGATCGCCTGCGCGACGAGTTTGGCGTCTATCTGATCGCCAGCGGGCGCATGTGCGTGGCCGGTCTGAACGTGACGAATGTGCAGCGCGTGGCGAAGGCTTTTGCTGCGGTGATGTAATCTGTAGGCCAGATAAGCGCAGCGTAATCTGGCAAAACGCCACTGCCGGATGACGGAAAATCGCCTTATCCGGCCTGGTGATGGTCTCTTCCCTACTTATGTGATCCTCCTCCTTTTCCGGGACAAAACCGCAGAAAATCCTTCCTTTCACTTGTCGCCGGGGTTATGGTCAGAGAGTTTTTTGAACAATCGGTCTAATAAAATGATAACTAAATGACTTAACAGGGAAAAATATGCGAAGGCTCACACTGGCGCTGAGCGCCCTCTGCTTGTTATTCACGTTAAACCATTCCGCCAGCGCGCTGGCCTCTTCTCCTTCTCCGCTGAATCCAGGTACAAACGTTGCGAAACTCGCGGAACAAGCCCCCATTCACTGGGTTTCCGTGGCGCAGATCGAAAACAGCCTGGCTGGTCGTCCGCCGATGGCCGTTGGTTTTGACATTGATGACACCGTGCTGTTTTCCAGTCCCGGCTTCTGGCGCGGTAAGAAAACCTGGTCCCCGGACAGCGAAGCGTATCTGAAGAACCCGGCATTCTGGGAGAAAATGAACAACGGCTGGGATGAGTTCAGTATTCCCAAAGAGGCCGCGCGTCTGCTGATCGATATGCACGTCCGTCGCGGCGACAGCATCTTTTTTATCACCGGACGTTCGCCGACAAAAACCGAAACCGTGTCGAAAACGCTGGCCGATAACTTCCACATTCCAGCGACAAATATGAATCCGGTGATTTTTGCCGGAGATAAGCCCGGTCAGAACACCAAAACGCAGTGGTTGCAGGATAAAAATATCCGCATGTTCTATGGCGATTCGGACAACGACATCACCGCCGCGCGCGATGCGGGCATTCGTGGGATCCGAATCCTGCGCGCCTCAAACTCGACCTACAGACCGTTGCCGCAGGCTGGCGCGTACGGTGAAGAAGTTATCGTAAACTCGGAGTATTAAAAAACGGGGCGATTGCTGTTTTTTTAAACAAAATTGATCTGCCAGCTTTTACCTTTTGCTGTCTTGCTGCACACTGAGTATACCCGTCATACTTCAAGCTGCTTATACGTTGGCTGCACCCGCTCACCCCGGTCACTTACTCAAGTAAGCTCCCGGGGACTCACAGGTTTGCCGCCTTTAAGCAACTCGAATTATTTTGGGTATAGATGACATTTCAGTGGAGCATCACGCTTGCAAGGGGAATAACGATGACCAATTCAGAGTTACTGCAATACTGCATGGCGAAAAGCGGCGCGGAGCAGAGTGTGCACAGTGACTGGAAAGCCACGCAAATCAAAGTTGAAGATGTGCTTTTTGCCATGGTGAAAGAGGTGGAAGATCGCCCGGCGGTATCTCTGAAAACCAGTCCCGAACTCGCGGAACTGTTACGCCAGCAGCACAGTGATGTGCGTCCGAGCCGACATCTCAATAAGGCGCACTGGAGCACAGTCTACCTCGACGGCTCGCTGCCGGATTCACAAATCTATTATCTGGTGGATGCGTCGTATCAACAGGCGGTCAATACGCTACCGGAAGAGAAACGCAAACAGTTGCAATGAACAACGCCGTTCACATCTTACATGAACGGCGTTTTGCGTTTTACAGCATCGGTTTGAGGAAGCGGGCTGTATGCGACGCTTCACATTCTGCCACGGTTTCAGGCGTACCGGAGACGAGGATTTCTCCACCGCCGCTACCGCCTTCCGGTCCCAGGTCGACGATCCAGTCCGCCGTTTTGATGACGTCCAGGTTGTGCTCAATCACCACGATAGTGTTGCCCTGATCGCGTAACTGATGGAGCACGTCCAGCAGTTGCTGAATATCAGCAAAGTGCAGACCGGTGGTCGGTTCATCCAGAATATAGAGTGTCTGACCCGTACCGCGTTTTGACAGTTCACGCGCTAACTTCACGCGCTGGGCTTCACCGCCGGAAAGCGTCGTTGCCGACTGGCCGAGACGAATGTAGGTCAGCCCCACATCCATCAGGGTTTGCAGCTTACGCGCCAGCGCCGGGACGGCATCAAAGAACTCACGGGCTTCTTCGATAGTCATATCCAGCACTTCGTGGATGGTTTTGCCCTTGTACTTAATCTCCAGCGTTTCGCGGTTATAGCGTTTGCCTTTGCACTGGTCGCATGACACGTAAATATCCGGCAGGAAGTGCATCTCGACTTTAATCACGCCATCGCCCTGACAGGCTTCGCAACGCCCACCGCGAACGTTAAAGCTGAAACGTCCTGGCGTATAGCCGCGTGAGCGCGACTCCGGCACCCCGGCAAACAGTTCGCGCACCGGCGTAAACACTCCGGTGTAGGTCGCCGGGTTAGAGCGCGGCGTCCGTCCAATCGGACTCTGGTCGATGTCGATAACCTTGTCGAAATGCTCCAGCCCCTGCACGTCGCGGTACGGCGCCGGTTCGGCGATCGTTGCGCCGTTCAACTGGCGCTGAGCAATCGGGAACAGCGTATCGTTGATCAACGTCGATTTACCGGAGCCCGACACGCCGGTGATGCAGGTGAACAGCCCCACTGGCAGCGTCAGCGTCACGTCTTTCAGGTTGTTGCCGCGCGCGCCGGTCAGTTTCAGCACTTTTTCCGGATTCGCCGGCACGCGCTGTTTCGGCACTTCAATCTTGCGCTTGCCACTCATGTACTGGCCGGTCAGGGATTCCGGTACCGCCATAATGGCTTCCAGCGGACCTTCGGCAACCACTTCGCCACCGTGGACGCCGGCTCCAGGACCGATATCAATCACGTGGTCGGCGGCGCGAATCGCATCTTCATCGTGCTCCACCACAATCACGGTATTGCCAAGATTACGCAGGTGGATCAGCGTCCCCAGCAGACGTTCGTTATCGCGCTGGTGAAGACCGATGGACGGTTCATCCAGCACGTACATCACGCCGACCAGTCCGGCACCAATCTGGCTTGCCAGACGAATACGCTGGGCCTCGCCGCCGGAGAGCGTTTCCGCAGAGCGGGACAGCGTCAGATAGTTAAGGCCGACGTTGACCAGGAACTTGAGGCGATCGCCAATCTCTTTGAGGATTTTCTCTGCAATCTGTGCCCGCTGACCCGCGAGTTTGAGATTGTTGAAGAAGTCCATCGCATGGCCGATGCTCATGTCGGAGATGGTCGGCAGCGGTGTATTCTCAACGAAGACGTGGCGCGCTTCGCGACGCAGACGGGTTCCTTCACAGCTGGCGCACGGGCGGTTGCTGATGAACTTGGCTAACTCTTCACGTACCGCACTGGATTCCGTCTCTTTATAGCGGCGTTCCATGTTGTGCAGCACGCCTTCAAACGGATGGCGGCGCACGGAGGTATCGCCACGATCGTTCATGTACTTAAATTCAATATTCTCTTTGCCGGAACCGTACAGCACCACTTTGTGCACGTTTGCGTTCAGGCTGCCCCACGGGGCTTCAACGTCGAACTTATAGTGCTCCGCCAGCGATTTCAGCATCTGGAAGTAATAGAAGTTCCGACGATCCCAGCCGCGGATGGCGCCGCCCGCCAGCGACAGCTCAGGATTCTGGATCACGCGATCGGGATCGAAATACTGCTGTACGCCGAGGCCATCGCAGGTTGGACAAGCCCCCGCCGGGTTGTTAAAGGAGAACAGGCGCGGTTCCAGTTCGCGCATGCTGTAGCCACAAATTGGGCAGGCGAAGTTGGCGGAAAAGAGCAGCTCTTCTGCTTTTTCGTCGTCCATATCGGCAACCACCGCCGTCCCGCCGGAAAGTTCCAGCGCGGTCTCAAACGATTCCGCCAGACGGGTACTGAGATCGTCACGCACTTTGAAACGGTCGATCACCACTTCGATGGTGTGTTTCTTCTGTAGTTCCAGCTTGGGCGGATCGGAGAGGTCACACACTTCGCCATCAATACGGGCGCGGATATAACCCTGGCTTGCCAGGTTTTCCAGCGTTTTAGTGTGCTCGCCCTTACGCTCTTTAATGACCGGCGCCAGCAGCATCAGACGCTTGCCTTCCGGCTGCGACAGGACGTTATCCACCATCTGGCTCACGGTCTGCGCCGCCAGCGGGACATCGTGATCCGGACAGCGCGGTTCGCCAACGCGGGCAAACAGCAGACGCAGGTAGTCGTGGATCTCGGTGATGGTACCGACCGTGGAGCGCGGGTTATGAGACGTCGACTTCTGTTCAATTGAGATGGCGGGCGACAGCCCCTCAATATGATCGACATCCGGCTTTTCCATCAGCGACAGAAACTGACGCGCGTAGGCAGAAAGGGATTCAACGTAACGACGCTGCCCTTCGGCATACAAGGTGTCGAAAGCGAGCGAGGATTTGCCTGACCCCGAAAGCCCGGTCACGACAATCAGTTTGTCGCGGGGGATGACGAGGTTGATGTTTTTGAGATTATGGGTGCGGGCGCCCCGAACTTCGATCTTATCCATTCACCTTTCCCGGATTAAACGCTTTTTTGCCCGGCGCAGCAGGGTGCCACCGGCGATCACAAACGGTTAATTATGACACAATAAAACCTGAATGGATATACAGTATTGGAATGCAAAACGCAGAGTCCTGTGTAACAATGTCCGGCTGAAGTTGTTTCGCGGAATCCGCGTCGCAACGTAGTAAAATCGCTATTGGTAATGCTACAATCGCGCGTTTACACTTATTAAGAAACGTTTTCAGGAGATTCAATCATGGCCAGCAGAGGCGTAAATAAGGTTATTCTCGTGGGTAATCTGGGCCAGGACCCGGAAGTACGCTACATGCCGAATGGTGGCGCTGTCGCCAACATCACGCTGGCTACTTCCGAATCCTGGCGTGACAAGCAGACCGGCGAGATGAAAGAGCAGACGGAATGGCACCGCGTTGTGCTGTTCGGCAAACTGGCGGAAGTGGCCAGCGAATATCTGCGTAAAGGTTCTCAGGTCTACATTGAAGGTCAGCTGCGTACCCGCAAATGGACCGATCAGTCCGGCGTTGAAAAATACACCACGGAAGTGGTGGTGAACGTGGGCGGCACCATGCAAATGCTGGGTGGCCGTCAGGGTGGCGGCGCACCGGCTGGTGGTCAGCAGCAGCAGGGCAGTTGGGGTCAGCCTCAGCAGCCACAGGGCGGTAACCAGTTCAGCGGCGGCGCGCAGTCTCGCCCGCAGCAGCAGTCTGCACCGGCAGCGCCGTCCAATGAACCGCCGATGGATTTTGACGACGATATCCCGTTCTGATCCTCGTTGATTGCCTACTGATGTATTCAGTTAAAGAGCCCCGTCAATGCGGGGCTTTTTTTGTCAGTTTTTCTCTCGCCTTGTAAATAAAACAACATACTTTTCAATAAGATAATTAAATTTCCTGTGATCAAATCGTAGGTGGGATTATTGTAGCGCGGCGATTTTTTTTGCACCAAAACGCGATAAATTTTGCACTGCCAGAAGGTGCCAAAAAGACACATTCTGCACAGTGCAAAAATGAACGCAAAGAGTGTTTAGTGATGCTCTTGCTGAGCCGGATAACGTTTGTAGAGAGTCGACAGGCCGACCCCATATTTGAGAGCTATATCACGATGTGAGCAGCCGGACTTAATTTCCCGTTCAAACGCATCCCAGTGCTCATCAGTATACTTAGGCTTACGTCCGCCAATCCTCCCCTTAGCGCGGGCAACCGCTAACCCTGCCAGAGTGCGTTCACTATTCAGATCAGACTCATATTGTGCCGCAGAGAGAATATTACGGAAGTTATAGCGCCCACTGGCAGTGCTCAGGTCAACGCCATCTGTAATAGAACGAATATTAACATTGCGTTCTGCGAGGCTCTGAAAGGTCAATAATGCGTGCAGTACATTGCGACCGATACGATCTAACTTCCAGATGACCAATTCGTCACCGGGTTCAAGCATCTCAACCACTTTCTTCAAGATTGGTCGATTCGTCTTACGGCCAGAAGCCTTTTCCTCAAAAATTAACTTACAGCCAGCAGCTCTGAGCGCCTGCATCTGAAGCTCGGTGTCCTGATGGTTACTTGATACTCGTGCATACCCAATAATCATAAAGCGATCTCCTGCTCATCCTTCTGTTCGTCAGTAGAACCAGGTTATCAGAGTTTCACTTTTGACAAAGAGCTACGCGAGCATTACAAGCCAACACCAT from Citrobacter amalonaticus Y19 includes:
- the uvrA gene encoding excinuclease ABC subunit UvrA — translated: MDKIEVRGARTHNLKNINLVIPRDKLIVVTGLSGSGKSSLAFDTLYAEGQRRYVESLSAYARQFLSLMEKPDVDHIEGLSPAISIEQKSTSHNPRSTVGTITEIHDYLRLLFARVGEPRCPDHDVPLAAQTVSQMVDNVLSQPEGKRLMLLAPVIKERKGEHTKTLENLASQGYIRARIDGEVCDLSDPPKLELQKKHTIEVVIDRFKVRDDLSTRLAESFETALELSGGTAVVADMDDEKAEELLFSANFACPICGYSMRELEPRLFSFNNPAGACPTCDGLGVQQYFDPDRVIQNPELSLAGGAIRGWDRRNFYYFQMLKSLAEHYKFDVEAPWGSLNANVHKVVLYGSGKENIEFKYMNDRGDTSVRRHPFEGVLHNMERRYKETESSAVREELAKFISNRPCASCEGTRLRREARHVFVENTPLPTISDMSIGHAMDFFNNLKLAGQRAQIAEKILKEIGDRLKFLVNVGLNYLTLSRSAETLSGGEAQRIRLASQIGAGLVGVMYVLDEPSIGLHQRDNERLLGTLIHLRNLGNTVIVVEHDEDAIRAADHVIDIGPGAGVHGGEVVAEGPLEAIMAVPESLTGQYMSGKRKIEVPKQRVPANPEKVLKLTGARGNNLKDVTLTLPVGLFTCITGVSGSGKSTLINDTLFPIAQRQLNGATIAEPAPYRDVQGLEHFDKVIDIDQSPIGRTPRSNPATYTGVFTPVRELFAGVPESRSRGYTPGRFSFNVRGGRCEACQGDGVIKVEMHFLPDIYVSCDQCKGKRYNRETLEIKYKGKTIHEVLDMTIEEAREFFDAVPALARKLQTLMDVGLTYIRLGQSATTLSGGEAQRVKLARELSKRGTGQTLYILDEPTTGLHFADIQQLLDVLHQLRDQGNTIVVIEHNLDVIKTADWIVDLGPEGGSGGGEILVSGTPETVAECEASHTARFLKPML
- the aphA gene encoding acid phosphatase AphA, whose amino-acid sequence is MRRLTLALSALCLLFTLNHSASALASSPSPLNPGTNVAKLAEQAPIHWVSVAQIENSLAGRPPMAVGFDIDDTVLFSSPGFWRGKKTWSPDSEAYLKNPAFWEKMNNGWDEFSIPKEAARLLIDMHVRRGDSIFFITGRSPTKTETVSKTLADNFHIPATNMNPVIFAGDKPGQNTKTQWLQDKNIRMFYGDSDNDITAARDAGIRGIRILRASNSTYRPLPQAGAYGEEVIVNSEY
- a CDS encoding MmcQ/YjbR family DNA-binding protein produces the protein MTNSELLQYCMAKSGAEQSVHSDWKATQIKVEDVLFAMVKEVEDRPAVSLKTSPELAELLRQQHSDVRPSRHLNKAHWSTVYLDGSLPDSQIYYLVDASYQQAVNTLPEEKRKQLQ
- the tyrB gene encoding aromatic amino acid transaminase; protein product: MFQKVDAYAGDPILSLMERFKEDPRSDKVNLSIGLYYNEDGIIPQLKAVAEAEARLNAQPHGASLYLPMEGLNTYRHTIAPLLFGADHPVLQQQRVATIQTLGGSGALKVGADFLKRYFPDSGVWVSDPTWENHIAIFEGAGFNVSTYPWYDNATNGVRFNDLLATLKTLPARSIVLLHPCCHNPTGADLTHAQWDAVIEILKAGDLIPFLDIAYQGFGAGMDDDAYAIRAIASAGLPALVSNSFSKIFSLYGERVGGLSVVCEDAATAGRVLGQLKATVRRNYSSPPNFGAQVVATVLGDDVLKASWLAEVEAMRTRILAMRQELVNVLTTTIPGRNFDYLLQQRGMFSYTGLSAAQVDRLRDEFGVYLIASGRMCVAGLNVTNVQRVAKAFAAVM
- a CDS encoding recombinase family protein: MIIGYARVSSNHQDTELQMQALRAAGCKLIFEEKASGRKTNRPILKKVVEMLEPGDELVIWKLDRIGRNVLHALLTFQSLAERNVNIRSITDGVDLSTASGRYNFRNILSAAQYESDLNSERTLAGLAVARAKGRIGGRKPKYTDEHWDAFEREIKSGCSHRDIALKYGVGLSTLYKRYPAQQEHH
- the ssb1 gene encoding single-stranded DNA-binding protein SSB1 — its product is MASRGVNKVILVGNLGQDPEVRYMPNGGAVANITLATSESWRDKQTGEMKEQTEWHRVVLFGKLAEVASEYLRKGSQVYIEGQLRTRKWTDQSGVEKYTTEVVVNVGGTMQMLGGRQGGGAPAGGQQQQGSWGQPQQPQGGNQFSGGAQSRPQQQSAPAAPSNEPPMDFDDDIPF